In one window of Silvanigrella paludirubra DNA:
- a CDS encoding NADP-dependent malic enzyme gives MGLREDALNYHSKGRKGKIETGITKECKNQKDITLAYSPGVAEPCKEIARDPSLVYEYTAKGNLVAVVTNGTAVLGLGAIGPMAGKPVMEGKAVLFKMFADIDCYDIELNAKTPEEIISACRMLEPTFGGINLEDIKAPECFEVEEKLREELDIPVFHDDQHGTAIVSGAALLNACEITGRNISDVKCVVNGAGAAAIACAQMYINLGLKKENLILCDSKGVVYKGRTEGMNKYKERFENETRKRTLAEAIEGADFFCGLSVAGAVTKEMVSTMARDPIIFAMANPDPEISPMDIKSVRQDAIIATGRSDYPNQVNNVLGYPYIFRGTMDVLSRRINEEMKMAAVHAIAALAKEDIPESVTKSYANSSELGFGREYLIPKPFDPRLLLRVAPAVAKAAMDTKVSRKNIDLEQYVDQLESRLGILQSVTRKIKRNVVVANRTHGKKLKVVLPEGTSPKILKAAEIVRSEGICEPILIGNIEKIKQLIQEIKLEKQLAGVEIIDPSDDKRTEKYASLLLEKRARKGVTRMGAYELMTGDHHYFASMMVDSGEADAFCSGVHHNYGDTLRPALQIIGTKADKVLAGIYMLLWKDKSIFVADTTVNINSNAEQLAQIAIQTHDMAKIYLNELPRVAMLSFSNFGSTKHPESDKVCKATDIVKRLRPDIEIDGEMQADFALSSELLERSYGFSTLKGPANVLIFPDLTSGNIAYKLLSKLGGATSIGPILTGMKKPVNVLARNCDIEEIVNLITFTIHRVQNGM, from the coding sequence ATGGGTTTAAGAGAAGACGCCCTTAATTATCATAGTAAGGGACGTAAAGGTAAGATTGAAACTGGCATTACAAAAGAATGTAAAAATCAAAAAGACATTACCCTCGCCTATTCACCAGGAGTGGCAGAGCCATGCAAAGAAATCGCAAGAGATCCCTCTTTAGTTTATGAATATACGGCTAAAGGAAATCTTGTTGCGGTTGTAACTAATGGTACGGCTGTTCTTGGATTGGGCGCTATAGGTCCTATGGCAGGTAAGCCTGTAATGGAAGGCAAAGCTGTTTTATTCAAAATGTTTGCTGATATTGATTGTTACGATATTGAATTAAATGCAAAAACTCCTGAAGAAATTATATCTGCATGCCGAATGCTTGAACCTACTTTTGGTGGAATTAATCTAGAAGATATAAAAGCTCCAGAATGTTTTGAAGTAGAAGAAAAACTACGCGAAGAATTAGATATTCCCGTTTTTCATGACGATCAGCATGGGACAGCCATTGTTAGTGGAGCGGCCTTGTTAAATGCATGCGAAATTACCGGAAGAAATATTTCCGATGTAAAGTGTGTTGTGAATGGCGCTGGGGCTGCTGCCATAGCATGTGCACAAATGTATATTAATCTTGGGTTAAAAAAAGAAAATTTAATTTTATGTGATTCAAAAGGAGTTGTTTATAAAGGTCGTACTGAAGGTATGAATAAATATAAAGAACGATTTGAAAATGAAACGCGTAAAAGAACCCTTGCCGAAGCAATTGAAGGAGCCGATTTCTTTTGTGGTTTAAGTGTCGCTGGAGCTGTTACAAAAGAAATGGTTAGTACAATGGCAAGAGATCCTATTATTTTTGCTATGGCAAATCCAGATCCTGAAATCTCTCCTATGGATATTAAGTCGGTTAGACAAGATGCTATTATTGCAACGGGACGTTCCGATTATCCAAACCAAGTGAATAATGTTCTAGGTTATCCTTATATATTCAGGGGTACTATGGATGTTTTATCGCGACGTATTAACGAAGAAATGAAAATGGCAGCGGTTCATGCAATAGCTGCTTTAGCAAAAGAAGATATCCCTGAAAGCGTAACAAAATCTTATGCAAATAGTTCGGAACTTGGATTTGGAAGAGAATATTTAATTCCAAAACCATTTGATCCTCGTTTGTTACTTAGAGTTGCGCCTGCTGTTGCAAAAGCGGCAATGGATACTAAAGTTTCACGAAAAAATATTGATCTTGAACAGTATGTTGATCAACTCGAATCTCGTTTGGGTATTTTGCAATCGGTAACAAGAAAAATTAAAAGAAATGTTGTTGTAGCTAACAGAACTCACGGAAAAAAATTAAAAGTTGTCTTACCTGAAGGAACAAGCCCTAAAATATTAAAGGCAGCCGAAATTGTTCGATCTGAAGGAATTTGTGAACCTATTTTAATTGGTAATATTGAAAAAATTAAACAATTAATTCAAGAAATTAAATTGGAAAAACAACTCGCAGGAGTTGAAATAATTGATCCAAGTGACGATAAGAGAACAGAGAAATATGCATCGCTTTTATTAGAAAAAAGAGCTCGTAAAGGTGTCACTAGAATGGGTGCCTACGAGCTTATGACAGGAGATCATCATTATTTTGCTTCTATGATGGTAGACTCAGGAGAGGCCGATGCCTTTTGTTCTGGAGTTCATCATAATTATGGCGATACTTTAAGGCCTGCGTTACAAATTATTGGAACAAAAGCGGATAAAGTTTTAGCCGGTATTTATATGTTACTTTGGAAAGATAAAAGCATATTTGTTGCAGACACAACTGTAAATATTAATTCTAATGCAGAACAATTAGCTCAAATTGCAATTCAGACACATGATATGGCTAAAATATATTTAAATGAATTACCAAGAGTAGCAATGCTAAGTTTTAGTAACTTTGGAAGTACAAAACATCCAGAGTCAGATAAAGTTTGTAAAGCAACTGATATTGTTAAAAGGTTGAGACCAGACATCGAAATTGATGGTGAAATGCAAGCAGACTTTGCTTTATCTTCAGAGCTTCTTGAACGCTCCTATGGTTTTTCTACTTTAAAAGGACCTGCAAATGTTCTTATATTTCCAGATTTAACTTCTGGTAATATTGCCTATAAACTTTTGAGTAAATTAGGTGGTGCAACATCTATTGGACCTATATTAACAGGAATGAAAAAACCAGTTAATGTGCTAGCTCGAAATTGTGATATTGAAGAAATTGTTAATTTGATTACATTTACAATTCATCGTGTTCAAAATGGAATGTGA
- a CDS encoding efflux RND transporter permease subunit produces MFLSNVSIKRPYFASMINLVIIIFGLISFSRMGIDREPNVEFPYASVSVTYNGVNPKTSEEILLKPLEDALKGLQGLKTMYGSAFQGGASIFLEFNLDTDGDKAVNNVRNIISAVNLPKDAEKPIVKKIESNKKPIMELGITSKSLSTQEISRFTLDEIKPRLQRIEGVGDVLVYGYQDREIHINLNSSLLNAMQISPSSLKGNIENQILNKPSGTLRSTFINMGISTYSIPYTIDSIAKIPINIKDKPLIRIEDFSTVTNSLAEETSYSEYNGVKTISIAIKKESKGNILQIATNIKKEIEKLNKENTNKIEIITLSDDSLYIKDSFNAVLFDIILGAFLAVVVVFIFLHDWKNTFICSVAIPASLIGTFAVIHYLKFTLNDLTLLGLTLSIGILVDDAIVVIENIHRHKLMGKSAIKAAMDGSAEIGLAALAVTLAIVAVFVPIAFMEGIVGRYFYEFGITVATAVLISLFVAFTIVPMMSSKLLNENNIKKENKFIILFNQFFNKIQNNYQNILKRILNRKKTTILIGFIIFILSVLLLNFVPKTFQPDIDDSKVYFNFSLSQGTPLSTSIHRAKEIQEFIRKYPGVENVSMNVGAGETNSVSTINFTIMLVKPNKRNFTKNEFTDHITNDAKKFIRSDKEKIGSGDSYKQIQVNLISSNKDALNSYSKKLIEFINTIPEAKGATSSLQDPAYELRVLPNRLKAASFDVSLNDIADTIELLFKGVKVGNFYADGRFYDIKIMLPIKINQTMNDLTGVLVPNSKGGQVLLSSVATIEKVPIDPVIEHINGNNNLNVSADYYGKDLESAVHKIESFINKTIPFGVTHGLDGNSEFFKETIKNISSALLLAILFIFMVLCAQFENIKAPLSIMLSVPLAFSGTFLALLITNEALSIDSMIGIILLMGLVTKNAILLVEFAQQKMAEGMNVEEALLESAVVRFRPIMMTTLTMIAGMLPLILSSGAGSEARANMGIAVMGGLISSTILTLIIVPCAYSLLVGFKPQTIKAKLHFRKKHKLKNS; encoded by the coding sequence ATGTTTTTATCAAATGTTTCGATAAAAAGACCTTATTTTGCTTCAATGATAAATTTAGTGATTATTATATTTGGCCTTATTTCTTTTTCAAGAATGGGCATAGACCGTGAACCTAATGTTGAATTTCCCTATGCATCCGTTTCTGTTACTTATAATGGAGTCAATCCTAAAACGTCTGAAGAAATCCTTTTAAAACCTTTAGAAGATGCTTTAAAAGGTCTACAAGGGTTAAAAACAATGTATGGCTCTGCTTTTCAAGGTGGCGCTAGTATTTTTTTAGAATTTAATCTTGATACCGATGGCGATAAAGCAGTAAATAATGTTAGAAATATTATTAGTGCTGTTAATTTACCTAAAGATGCTGAAAAACCTATTGTTAAAAAAATAGAATCAAATAAAAAGCCAATCATGGAATTAGGTATCACATCTAAATCGTTATCTACTCAAGAAATATCTCGTTTTACTTTAGATGAAATAAAGCCAAGACTACAGCGAATAGAAGGTGTAGGTGATGTTCTTGTTTATGGTTATCAAGATCGTGAAATACATATTAATTTAAATTCATCTTTATTAAATGCAATGCAAATTAGCCCAAGTAGTTTAAAAGGGAATATTGAAAATCAAATTTTAAATAAACCTTCTGGAACATTACGAAGTACATTCATAAACATGGGCATTTCCACTTATAGTATTCCATATACAATTGACTCCATCGCTAAAATACCTATCAATATAAAAGATAAACCCCTAATTCGTATCGAGGACTTTTCTACTGTAACAAATTCTTTAGCGGAAGAAACTTCTTATTCGGAATACAATGGCGTTAAAACAATTTCGATTGCAATTAAAAAAGAATCAAAAGGAAACATTCTTCAAATTGCAACTAATATAAAAAAAGAAATTGAAAAATTAAATAAAGAGAATACAAATAAAATAGAAATTATTACACTTAGTGATGACTCTTTATATATTAAAGACTCTTTTAATGCAGTTTTATTTGATATTATTTTAGGAGCTTTTTTAGCCGTAGTTGTTGTTTTTATTTTTCTTCATGATTGGAAAAATACGTTCATTTGTTCTGTGGCAATACCTGCTTCTTTAATAGGTACGTTTGCTGTTATTCATTATTTAAAATTTACCTTAAATGATCTTACTTTGTTAGGCTTAACACTTTCAATTGGTATATTAGTAGATGATGCTATTGTTGTTATTGAAAACATTCATAGACATAAGTTAATGGGTAAAAGTGCTATTAAAGCAGCGATGGATGGGTCTGCTGAAATTGGGCTTGCCGCACTTGCCGTCACTTTAGCTATTGTTGCTGTGTTTGTACCAATTGCTTTTATGGAAGGTATTGTAGGACGCTATTTTTATGAATTTGGAATAACAGTCGCTACTGCTGTTTTAATTTCATTATTTGTTGCATTTACAATTGTACCTATGATGAGTAGTAAATTATTAAATGAAAATAATATTAAAAAAGAAAATAAATTTATAATATTATTTAATCAATTTTTTAATAAAATACAAAATAACTATCAAAATATTTTAAAAAGAATTTTAAATAGAAAAAAAACAACTATTTTAATTGGATTTATTATTTTTATATTGAGTGTTTTATTATTAAATTTTGTCCCAAAAACATTCCAGCCTGATATCGATGACAGTAAAGTTTATTTTAATTTTTCTTTATCCCAAGGAACACCACTAAGCACATCAATTCATAGAGCAAAAGAAATTCAAGAATTTATTCGAAAATACCCCGGTGTTGAAAACGTTTCTATGAACGTAGGAGCAGGTGAAACAAATTCAGTAAGCACCATAAATTTCACAATTATGCTTGTAAAACCAAATAAAAGAAATTTTACTAAAAATGAATTTACGGATCATATTACAAATGATGCTAAAAAGTTTATTCGTAGCGATAAAGAAAAAATTGGATCGGGTGACAGTTATAAACAAATCCAAGTGAATTTAATTTCAAGCAACAAAGATGCCCTAAACTCGTATTCAAAAAAATTAATCGAATTTATCAATACCATTCCTGAAGCAAAGGGAGCAACAAGCTCACTTCAAGATCCTGCATATGAATTAAGAGTGTTACCAAATAGATTAAAAGCGGCTTCATTTGATGTCAGTTTAAATGATATTGCAGACACCATTGAATTATTATTTAAAGGAGTAAAAGTTGGCAATTTTTATGCTGATGGAAGATTTTACGATATTAAAATTATGCTACCAATAAAAATAAATCAAACAATGAATGATTTAACGGGAGTGCTTGTCCCAAATTCAAAAGGCGGACAAGTATTATTATCCAGTGTTGCTACCATAGAAAAAGTACCCATTGATCCTGTCATTGAACATATAAATGGAAATAATAATTTAAATGTTAGCGCTGATTATTATGGAAAAGATTTAGAGTCAGCAGTTCATAAAATAGAATCTTTTATAAATAAAACAATTCCTTTTGGTGTTACGCACGGACTGGACGGAAATTCTGAGTTTTTTAAAGAAACAATTAAAAATATTTCAAGCGCCTTATTGTTAGCTATTTTATTTATTTTTATGGTTTTATGCGCTCAGTTTGAAAATATAAAAGCACCACTTTCCATTATGCTTAGTGTTCCCTTAGCTTTTTCTGGTACGTTTTTGGCACTTCTTATTACCAATGAAGCTTTATCCATAGATTCCATGATAGGAATTATATTATTGATGGGTCTTGTTACCAAAAATGCTATTTTGTTAGTTGAATTTGCTCAACAAAAAATGGCAGAAGGTATGAATGTAGAAGAAGCCCTTTTAGAAAGTGCGGTCGTTCGATTTAGACCCATTATGATGACAACCCTTACTATGATTGCCGGTATGTTACCTTTAATTTTAAGCTCTGGAGCAGGAAGCGAAGCAAGAGCAAATATGGGTATTGCGGTTATGGGAGGCCTTATTTCTTCTACTATATTAACTTTAATTATTGTTCCGTGTGCTTACAGCCTCTTAGTAGGTTTTAAACCACAAACTATTAAAGCAAAACTCCACTTCCGTAAAAAACATAAGCTAAAAAATTCCTAA
- a CDS encoding response regulator, which produces MKVLLIDDDADLLEMTVKRFKRKGYEAEFAQNLSSARNILKNSTDINSIVCDLFLLDGENGVDFFENEVKSTFKGKFVLATGDDTADPRIEKNKHDNKNFTCFQKPYSIDDVIKFIEQ; this is translated from the coding sequence ATGAAGGTTTTACTCATAGATGATGATGCTGATTTATTGGAAATGACAGTAAAAAGATTTAAGCGTAAAGGCTATGAAGCTGAATTTGCTCAAAACCTTTCATCGGCTAGAAATATTTTAAAAAACTCGACAGATATAAATAGTATTGTTTGTGATCTTTTTCTATTAGATGGAGAAAATGGAGTCGATTTTTTTGAAAATGAAGTTAAATCTACATTTAAAGGAAAATTTGTATTGGCAACAGGTGATGATACTGCTGACCCTAGAATTGAAAAAAATAAACACGATAATAAAAATTTTACCTGTTTTCAAAAACCCTACTCAATTGATGATGTTATAAAATTTATAGAGCAATAA
- a CDS encoding efflux RND transporter periplasmic adaptor subunit, with amino-acid sequence MKLTSHFKNKIIFLIFFIAFVSCTKNDKNKASLPEQSINKEEKKEENQKNLIKEKELQPIPSKKEETSTINTSLDSESVPSIPAYIKAENQSSIGFSTSGSITHIYFRSGEEVKQGQILASMEDNQASIDVKTAKIDVSLKKLALDQQEKNTQRMEKQFKSGIVNLATYEKEKNLLESKNLEYQSAQANLAGKEFILKSTKILAPYNGVITKVEKSVGDYVATGTSVFQITQNKNFKLYAQIPITYFNQLKIGMKLEVRNPNTGNKGEAIIKRVVPVVDSVSKTFDIYADVTSFNDKLAPGIFLEIKLKTK; translated from the coding sequence ATGAAACTCACGAGTCATTTTAAAAATAAAATTATTTTTTTAATATTCTTTATTGCATTTGTATCATGTACAAAAAATGATAAAAACAAAGCATCTTTACCAGAGCAAAGTATAAACAAAGAAGAAAAAAAAGAGGAAAATCAAAAAAATTTAATAAAAGAAAAAGAACTACAACCAATTCCTTCTAAAAAAGAAGAAACAAGTACAATAAATACCTCTCTAGATTCCGAAAGTGTCCCAAGTATTCCTGCTTATATTAAAGCCGAAAATCAAAGTTCAATTGGTTTTTCAACTTCTGGAAGTATAACTCATATTTATTTTCGTTCTGGCGAAGAAGTAAAACAAGGACAAATTTTAGCTTCTATGGAAGATAACCAAGCTTCAATTGACGTAAAAACAGCCAAAATTGATGTCAGTTTAAAAAAACTAGCTCTTGATCAGCAAGAAAAAAATACACAAAGAATGGAAAAACAATTTAAAAGCGGCATTGTTAACTTAGCAACCTATGAAAAAGAAAAAAATTTATTAGAGTCTAAAAATTTGGAATATCAATCTGCACAAGCTAATTTGGCTGGTAAAGAATTTATTTTAAAATCAACTAAAATATTAGCTCCCTATAATGGAGTCATAACAAAAGTTGAAAAATCTGTTGGAGATTATGTAGCTACAGGTACCTCTGTTTTTCAAATCACCCAAAATAAAAATTTTAAATTATATGCACAAATTCCTATTACTTATTTTAATCAATTAAAAATTGGAATGAAACTTGAAGTCCGCAATCCAAATACCGGAAATAAAGGTGAAGCTATTATTAAAAGAGTTGTTCCTGTAGTCGATTCTGTTTCAAAAACATTTGATATATATGCAGACGTTACTTCTTTTAATGATAAATTGGCCCCTGGTATTTTTTTAGAAATTAAACTTAAAACAAAATAA
- a CDS encoding TolC family protein, with amino-acid sequence MCPIKKLAYLFLTFNINSYAQELNSNKIILSLDLEKAMDIAEKNSSEVKLTNTELQNFNSLHTLSFFKLGPSLSAQASTNWYPNQNSNYNSSSPDRKADASISLEQPITGLWQNAYKVSELSSKTDSASFDLKGAKIKARTEGAQTFINTQQAYNDLEIKKAAFEYSTLLYKETSILFETGDETKDKIDLLLSQANAAKSEIAYENAKNEFQNKVADLKKALNLNEYVSIQIKNEDKSNWEKQENKIPELNTLLNQGQKNRSEIKSLDSKIKATNSNIAYQNFNFLPTASIVSSYSNSESFGNNSNTIDPNTGTFSSGNDLSFGLKLSWTIWDSGISLSNRIESLNELEKNKINKDKKLIDITNEVINAFNNLKTSILILPQSKLAAEVLEQAYKLSKIKYKTGNLTASELIKTQNEFINSKIELSKLRSDIDNNWIKLQAAIGKNPISSDKR; translated from the coding sequence ATGTGTCCCATAAAAAAGTTAGCTTATCTTTTTTTGACTTTTAACATAAATTCTTATGCTCAAGAACTAAATTCAAATAAAATCATACTATCGCTAGACCTTGAAAAAGCCATGGATATTGCAGAAAAAAACTCTTCAGAGGTAAAACTAACAAATACAGAGTTACAAAACTTTAACTCTCTACATACTTTATCCTTTTTTAAATTAGGCCCTTCACTAAGCGCCCAAGCTTCTACGAATTGGTATCCAAATCAAAATTCAAATTATAATTCATCCTCTCCTGACAGAAAAGCCGATGCATCTATAAGTTTAGAACAACCCATTACAGGACTTTGGCAAAATGCTTATAAAGTATCTGAGCTTTCTTCTAAAACCGATAGTGCTTCTTTTGATCTAAAGGGCGCTAAAATTAAAGCTCGTACCGAAGGGGCACAAACTTTTATCAATACTCAACAGGCATATAATGATTTAGAAATAAAAAAAGCTGCTTTCGAATATTCAACGTTACTTTACAAAGAGACAAGCATTTTATTTGAAACAGGAGACGAAACAAAAGATAAAATTGACCTATTACTTTCACAAGCAAATGCAGCAAAAAGTGAAATTGCCTACGAAAATGCAAAAAACGAATTTCAAAATAAAGTAGCAGATTTAAAAAAAGCTCTTAATTTAAATGAATATGTTTCTATTCAAATAAAAAATGAAGATAAATCCAATTGGGAAAAACAAGAAAATAAAATTCCAGAATTAAATACACTTTTAAATCAAGGTCAAAAAAACAGAAGTGAAATAAAAAGTCTCGACTCTAAAATAAAAGCAACAAATTCAAATATTGCCTATCAAAATTTTAATTTTCTTCCTACAGCAAGCATTGTATCTTCCTATTCCAATTCAGAATCTTTTGGAAATAACTCTAATACTATCGATCCCAACACGGGTACTTTTTCATCTGGCAATGATTTAAGCTTTGGATTAAAATTATCATGGACAATATGGGATTCTGGAATTTCACTTTCAAACCGTATTGAATCTTTGAATGAACTAGAAAAAAATAAAATAAATAAAGATAAAAAATTAATAGATATAACTAACGAGGTTATAAATGCATTTAATAATTTAAAAACGAGTATTTTAATTTTACCTCAATCAAAATTAGCGGCAGAAGTTTTAGAACAAGCCTATAAATTATCAAAAATAAAATACAAAACAGGTAATTTAACTGCCTCTGAGCTCATTAAAACACAAAACGAATTTATTAACTCTAAAATTGAATTATCTAAATTAAGAAGTGATATTGATAATAATTGGATTAAATTACAAGCAGCAATAGGAAAAAATCCTATCTCTTCAGACAAAAGGTGA
- a CDS encoding DMT family transporter, with protein MHTSQRFRAEIALVILTVIWGLTFPITRVVIAEMSSFALVFFRSLLAVFVLLPFVFLKKEDRKDCLKYLPLGIVLGVLIYFSHLFQVFGLETIHSGRSAFLTNLTIVFVPLLSPVFQKQIPTIKDVVSMAIALVGMFFLTSPLDGEGLSKGDFWTILCAITFSIHIHVLQIFIKKYQKSKIFAFLEILFMCILATTFLPLAEKSSHLLPTTLGAYIALFYLGAISMVGTTVLQAKYQCKTTPERASLIYILEPVFAIFFGYVILSESMTSKSLFGGFLIIFAVVWVYFFQLGKNLIKTN; from the coding sequence ATGCATACATCACAAAGATTTCGGGCTGAAATTGCTCTTGTCATATTAACTGTAATTTGGGGCTTAACTTTTCCGATAACTCGTGTGGTCATTGCTGAAATGAGCTCTTTTGCTCTTGTTTTTTTTAGATCTTTATTAGCCGTTTTTGTTTTATTGCCTTTTGTTTTTTTAAAAAAAGAAGATAGAAAAGATTGTTTAAAATATTTACCATTAGGAATAGTTTTAGGTGTTTTAATTTATTTTTCTCATTTATTCCAAGTTTTTGGCCTTGAGACAATTCATTCAGGTCGAAGCGCTTTTTTGACAAATTTAACTATTGTTTTTGTTCCATTATTATCTCCCGTTTTTCAAAAGCAAATTCCTACTATTAAAGACGTTGTTTCAATGGCAATTGCATTGGTAGGAATGTTTTTTTTAACAAGTCCCCTTGATGGAGAAGGGTTGTCTAAAGGTGATTTTTGGACAATTCTATGTGCAATTACTTTTTCTATTCATATTCATGTTCTTCAAATATTTATTAAAAAATATCAAAAAAGTAAAATATTTGCATTTTTAGAAATATTATTTATGTGTATTTTAGCAACAACATTTCTCCCGTTAGCAGAAAAGTCATCGCATTTATTACCAACAACTTTAGGTGCTTATATTGCTTTGTTTTATTTAGGAGCAATATCAATGGTTGGCACAACTGTTTTGCAAGCAAAATATCAGTGCAAAACAACGCCCGAAAGAGCTTCGCTCATTTATATTTTAGAACCAGTATTTGCTATCTTTTTTGGATATGTGATACTCAGCGAGAGTATGACCTCTAAGTCTTTGTTTGGAGGATTTTTAATTATATTCGCCGTAGTTTGGGTTTATTTTTTTCAATTAGGAAAAAATTTAATTAAAACGAATTAA
- the pepQ gene encoding Xaa-Pro dipeptidase yields the protein MSNLDTLFKEHIQIRMRCADKALEALNYRSLILGAGEPFGYFADDNYAPFKTNPHFAHWCPAAGPHHVLKYEIGKKPLLIYYSPDDFWHLHERLDNPFWASNFDIIEVGTKEKIWESLGDLTYSVFLGNETKYACAKNIKINCELMEARLNWHRRFKSDYEIHCLSEANRIAAKGHLAAKEAFYNGESEYEIHMSYLKAMQCVDTDLPYTGIVALDKNGAILHYHGRDKKRNGNVLLIDSGATYNNYASDITRTYATNNCDPVFIELLAQTEKLQKELCQAVKPGLYYPSLHETCHLKIAEILENVGILKISGDYQTALKDGITKVFLPHGLGHMLGIQVHDIGGKQLDEQGNPAPLNPSNISYRSLRFVGTLDQSVVVTIEPGIYFIQSLLSQFKETNKHSDKINWSLIERLMPFGGIRIEDDVAPMGHANRNLTREYLP from the coding sequence ATGTCTAACCTTGATACGCTTTTTAAAGAACATATTCAAATCCGAATGCGTTGTGCGGATAAAGCTTTAGAGGCTCTTAATTATCGTTCCTTAATTTTAGGTGCAGGAGAGCCTTTTGGCTATTTTGCAGATGATAACTATGCTCCTTTTAAAACAAACCCACATTTTGCACACTGGTGTCCAGCCGCAGGACCTCACCATGTTTTAAAATATGAAATTGGCAAAAAACCATTATTAATTTATTATTCCCCCGACGATTTTTGGCATTTACATGAAAGATTAGACAATCCATTTTGGGCTTCAAATTTTGATATTATTGAAGTTGGAACAAAAGAAAAAATTTGGGAATCGCTTGGTGATTTAACTTATTCTGTTTTCTTAGGTAACGAAACAAAATATGCCTGCGCAAAAAATATTAAAATAAACTGTGAATTAATGGAAGCCCGCTTAAATTGGCATCGTCGTTTTAAATCTGATTATGAAATTCATTGTTTATCAGAAGCCAATCGCATTGCCGCAAAAGGACATCTTGCCGCAAAAGAAGCTTTTTATAATGGCGAATCTGAATATGAAATTCATATGTCTTATTTAAAAGCAATGCAGTGCGTTGATACCGATTTACCTTATACTGGAATTGTTGCATTAGATAAAAATGGTGCCATATTACATTATCACGGAAGAGACAAAAAACGGAATGGAAATGTTTTACTAATAGATTCTGGAGCAACTTATAATAATTATGCTTCTGATATAACAAGAACCTACGCAACAAATAATTGTGACCCTGTTTTTATAGAGCTTCTTGCTCAAACAGAAAAATTGCAAAAAGAACTTTGCCAAGCTGTAAAACCAGGTCTCTATTACCCATCATTACATGAAACATGTCATTTAAAAATAGCAGAAATTTTAGAAAATGTTGGGATTTTAAAAATTTCAGGTGACTATCAAACAGCCTTAAAAGATGGAATTACAAAAGTATTTTTACCACACGGACTGGGTCATATGTTAGGAATTCAAGTTCATGATATTGGTGGTAAACAGCTTGATGAACAAGGCAATCCAGCTCCTTTAAATCCATCTAATATTTCTTATCGCTCATTAAGATTTGTTGGTACTTTAGATCAATCCGTAGTTGTTACTATTGAACCAGGAATCTATTTTATTCAATCTTTGTTAAGCCAATTTAAAGAAACAAATAAACATTCAGATAAAATAAATTGGAGTTTAATTGAAAGGCTAATGCCTTTTGGAGGCATAAGAATAGAAGATGATGTTGCACCTATGGGTCATGCGAATCGTAATTTAACAAGAGAATATTTACCTTAA